In the Drosophila teissieri strain GT53w chromosome 3R, Prin_Dtei_1.1, whole genome shotgun sequence genome, ataaaggTTACTACAAATAAACAACTAATTAGACTAATTCATCAATCGACGAGCAGTGCACACAAAAATGTGTGCCTAAGTGACATATCGACCAGTTGTGCAGACAATGGCACAATGGAAAACCATGTCATATGATATGTTAATTCGCAGCGAGCTCCTCAAACTGAAATTATCACCAATCACATGCAAATTAGCCGTTAAATAAGTATTTCCTTTCGCCTTGCAAAAGATTCCATGGAATTTGCTGCCAGCTTTCAATCGCAttggaaaataatgaaaactgTTTGCTCGCGCCATTATCTGGATCTAAATCAATATCAATCGCGGCGATATCTAATTATTGGCCCGAACGTGCCCTTGGCGTCCGCACTCTTTCCGAGCTTTCCCTGGAAGCCTGTTTACCCACcaagttatttatttgcccaGCCATtgactaaaaacaaaagaaagagaTATTCAATATTCGTTACGGAGGCCCATTTATTATGCCGTAATTCACAAGTGCTCGTATATGTCAGAGATAGCCCCGGAAAATCGGGAGAAGGTCAACCAAAGGGGGTGAATAGCACCCACCGGCACGGGCACGTGATCACTCATCAATCGTGGACTCAAGATCGCAGATTGCGGGTGACGGCCACTCTGCGAATGGGGAAACACTTTAATCATTTTGCCTGATTCAGGACTAAGCGCGCATTCCAGTTGCTAATTGATTGCGGTTTTGTTGCGGAAAGACTGCACATAGTAAATCCGAATGGCATAtagaatacatttatttgcttataaCTTTGTTCGGAAACAAACTCTCTAAACAATCATGAAACATCGTACAGTTTTGTAAACCACACATACCTTCCTTTCCAGCTGTCAGCAGTCATGTCTTCGGCTACTCCGAGCCCAACCAGCGACGCTGGGCCCGTCATCATGGTCACTGTGCGGGGAAGACCCAATCCCCAATTGCCATCACCACCAGCCGGGTAAGTCCAACCAGCAACTAAAGGCCCAGCCAAGCGGGAACCCAACTAAGCTCATCTGCCTCCTCCTTTCAGACAATGGCCATTCATATGCCGGCGGTGGACATGATTGGCTACCACAACCTGCTGCCCTATCCCCTGAAAATGATCAACAATGGACACACGGGTATGATTTCACTTGATGTCCACTGAAATTACCTATTTTTGACCAGTGTAGAATTAGTGCTAATTAATCCGGTGCTTTTCAGTTTCCATCGGCATACCCAAGGTGAATGTGTCTGAGGTGGGCGAGGATTTCCTACCCTACATCCGTGGCGCCAAACTGCCCGGTGAGTTCGAGGTGGAGGGtctccacttccactgggGCGACAAGAACAACCGGGGATCCGAGCACGTCATCAACGACATCCGCTACACCATGGAGATGCACATTGTGCACCGGAACAAGAAGTACGCGACCATTGGGGAGGCTCTTAACCATCCGGATGGTGCCGCCGTCCTGGGCTTCTTCTTCAATGTGAGTGGTTAAGGAGTTGAGCTTGTCTCGACTGATTTATAAACCGATTTGCGTTGCTTCCACAGCTCGACGAGGATGAGGGTCCCGGCCTGGTGACCATTAACCGGCATTTGCATCTGATTGCCGACGCCAACCAGGAGGCCACGCTCAACGTCACTTTCTCGCTCTCCTCGCTGATTGCTGGCGTGGATGTGGACAAGTTCTACACCTACAAGGGTAAGTAACTTAAGAAATCTAGTCTTACATTACTGATCATCAGTGCATTCTATTTGCAATTAGTATTCAGTGAGCGTTTAAGCAGGCAATACTCACTGATTACCTGACATCGAATCGATGTCTACAAGCGATGTTTATCTTTAATGTCACTCAACTAAATACTGTGTGTTGGTTCTCCAGGTTCCCTGACCACACCGCCCTGTTCGGAGGCCGTCACCTGGATACTGTTCCCCGATCCCATCCCGATTTCGCCCAAGCAGATCTCCCGATTCCGTCAGCTGTCGGACACGCAGGATGGAGCGTTGGTGGACAATTTCAGGACCCTGCAGCCGGTGGGCAATCGCAGGATATTCGCACGCACAGGACACGTGCGCCACACCTCGATTGCCACATTGAAGAACGAGGGCGAATATCTCAAGTACGACTGGTTCTACTGATCTATCGACTCGAACTGGCAGCCGGATGTGGAGCACTGTGCCATCCCATATTAGGATACCTCTAAACTAAGCATTTAATAAGTTACACTAACATTTAGTCTAGGCActcacagaaaataaaaagattaaaaacaaacaaataaattcatCGAAAGTCGGCAATGAACAAATCTAATAGAAATCAATGAAAAGTGTTAGGATTATAATTGGATTTGACTTAGAAGAAGGTTTTTATAGAAAGTCTACCATATGAACTAGTGACTATAGTATTGCTGttatttctttatttggtaaaaaaaaacactttttatgTGATCATGTGTGATTTGCGACCATACAAGGTCAAGGAGGTGGGTATGTCCTCCACAAAGAAGCTGGCTGGAAAGAGGGCAAATGTCTTGTGGAGAAGATCTAGTAGCGTTCGTTCCACGGTTTCAACCACCAGTGGACGCAGTGCCTCGAAGACATTCTGCCAGTTGTCGTTGAAAAACCGATTGGTGCTTTCCTCCACCTCCTTGCTGTGGCCGTTGAAGAGGTTATCCATCCTGGTGCGCACTTTGCCGACCTCCAATTTCACCTTCACGGACGTCACGTTGTAGAATGTGTAGCCGCCCTTCTCGTAGAGGCGTGTCTTGGTGCTCATCAGTATGTCCAGATCATCTGTCAGTGGCAATACATCCGCTTATCTTCCACTTAGTAGCAAttatcatttgcatttacctATTTCCATGAcgatttttccatttccctgcaGAGGCACCAGCAAAATGCGACCGACCATTCTGTAGTGGCCATCCATGCGCATTTGGGGCAGATAGATCTTCGTGAGCCAGCTAAAATCCTTCTTGCTGACCCTGGTggggaaatttaaaaacacattagtataataataatatttgctGATTTTCATAAgtcttatttatatttatcaattattattattcatagATGCAAAGCCCGAAAGCCGGCTTTTTAAGTAAGCTATTTATTGCGACTGGCAATACCACGTGCGCGAAACTAATTGATAGATCAATGTGAAATAACATTTAATAGTCTAATAAATAGTTATAATATTAGAATGGATGCAGGTATTGAAACGTAAGTGCATTATCAAATCGGACAAACTTGGGTTTCTGGGAGTTTCCCATCAAAGATGTTCGCCTATACAAGCTCAACGACCTCAGTGGAGCAAGTTTTGATCGCTCTTGACGGCTGGGTGGAATCGATAGCTACTCACTTGCTCTCCTTGATCACCATTTTGCCAAAGCCACTGATCATCATATCCGTAAGATTGGCGGAAAGCGTGGCCACGTCGCTGTTGTCCTGATTGAACACCAGCTGTTCCTGCCTCATGGGATCGATGGGTCCAAAGGATTCCTCTATTTCGGGCACACCTAAAGGATAATACCAAGTCAGTCGCATGTCGCAGAATGTGGTTAACATACTTTTATCTCACCTTTGACGAGCTGGTTCATAAATGCCTGAATGGAGCGGGTTGAGCACTTGGTGAACTCCGGTTCGTAAATCTTACATGACTCCATAAAGGAAGCTGCACAGAagcatatttataaataaatacaaacgATTAAATAGTGCACACTAATATGTATAGTACATTATTTATGTGCTTTActctaaatattttttgccttAAGCTTATAGCTATGGTACATATTATTCGCAATTTAAAAGACTTACGTTTTTCCGTGTAGAACGCAACGCACTGGACGCCTTGGAGGCCGGCGTGGAGCAGCATTAGTAATCCAATTAGGAGCATGGTGGAGAGCTGGCGTCACTGTCACTGCCGGAATCCCAGTCACAATCCGCAGAGATCCTTAATCGAGTTTACTACGCACGAGCTGCGAATGAGATACAACTCGTAGTGGCGTTAGCTTTTATCTGGACAATATATATATCCGATGCCTATGACTCGGCTACAATTGATGAATTGAATCTGGAGTCTCTGGGTAATACCAGAATCGAgctattttcatttgctcgcaatgcaaaattcaatttattccATATTTATTGCACGAGAGTACGAGAACGTCAcataatgaaaaattatcaatAAGTTGTATTATAAAagtaatgaaataaatacttaaaaattcCCATAagaatgtacatatatttcgtGAAATTGAATATATTTGGAATTTCACTTAGACTTATCGATACTTGTAGATAGATAGGAGTATTAAAAATGTGGCTATTAAATTTTGTCATatggaaaaaaaccaaataaaaacgtATATATTCATTACAAGCAgcttttctcgctgtgtagcTGCTGATATTGCTGTTGTTATGCGACTCTGAAACTGTAGCGACTTTACCTTGCAACCGAACCGGTAAGCCAATTTAATATCTACATAGCTGGAAAATACGCTGACAACTATGGCACGAACAAAACAAtgttttgtatctttgtattcGGCTTTGCTTGGATGTGGGCAAACTTAATTGCTTGAACTGAGGtgcaataaaaagtttagatgccataattaaaacattaaatggaGGTACGGGAGCATCTTTCAAACTGATCACAATGTGTACTTTATCCAATAACTACAATAAGTATAAGTGCATGGATTAAACTTCAATTATCGCTTGAATGATGTCATATTTTTCAGATGCTGTATACATCTCTCCTTCATTGAGTCGGTATATATaagatattttgaaaatacgATTGACCGGGAAGTCTATactaatatattttgtaaatacatattttattttttgagtCTTATCTAACAATAATATAATCAATTACGAGGAGTTGATAATTTTAGTCCCATTTAACTGAATTATGTCATGGTCTAGTAACTATTCACTCTTATACTTTACATTTACAAGCATATAACtataaaactttattta is a window encoding:
- the LOC122619873 gene encoding carbonic anhydrase 2 isoform X2 encodes the protein MKLATFFEALFLLICWSQAVSSHVFGYSEPNQRRWARHHGHCAGKTQSPIAITTSRTMAIHMPAVDMIGYHNLLPYPLKMINNGHTVSIGIPKVNVSEVGEDFLPYIRGAKLPGEFEVEGLHFHWGDKNNRGSEHVINDIRYTMEMHIVHRNKKYATIGEALNHPDGAAVLGFFFNLDEDEGPGLVTINRHLHLIADANQEATLNVTFSLSSLIAGVDVDKFYTYKGSLTTPPCSEAVTWILFPDPIPISPKQISRFRQLSDTQDGALVDNFRTLQPVGNRRIFARTGHVRHTSIATLKNEGEYLKYDWFY
- the LOC122619873 gene encoding carbonic anhydrase 2 isoform X1 encodes the protein MVYKVRVKLIVILLLKCYLKEAVSSHVFGYSEPNQRRWARHHGHCAGKTQSPIAITTSRTMAIHMPAVDMIGYHNLLPYPLKMINNGHTVSIGIPKVNVSEVGEDFLPYIRGAKLPGEFEVEGLHFHWGDKNNRGSEHVINDIRYTMEMHIVHRNKKYATIGEALNHPDGAAVLGFFFNLDEDEGPGLVTINRHLHLIADANQEATLNVTFSLSSLIAGVDVDKFYTYKGSLTTPPCSEAVTWILFPDPIPISPKQISRFRQLSDTQDGALVDNFRTLQPVGNRRIFARTGHVRHTSIATLKNEGEYLKYDWFY
- the LOC122619876 gene encoding uncharacterized protein LOC122619876; amino-acid sequence: MLLIGLLMLLHAGLQGVQCVAFYTEKPSFMESCKIYEPEFTKCSTRSIQAFMNQLVKGVPEIEESFGPIDPMRQEQLVFNQDNSDVATLSANLTDMMISGFGKMVIKESKVSKKDFSWLTKIYLPQMRMDGHYRMVGRILLVPLQGNGKIVMEIDDLDILMSTKTRLYEKGGYTFYNVTSVKVKLEVGKVRTRMDNLFNGHSKEVEESTNRFFNDNWQNVFEALRPLVVETVERTLLDLLHKTFALFPASFFVEDIPTSLTLYGRKSHMIT